One Sanguibacter keddieii DSM 10542 genomic window carries:
- a CDS encoding response regulator transcription factor, translating to MSDAGSAASTETTPVRTVLLYSDDSTVRDAVRGAVGSVADAGGTRIRWVDVATHAEVVRLADLGGVDLMILDGEADKAGGMGVCRQLKNEIFECPPVVLLTGRPQDAWLASWSLADVAVPRPLDPIELQRVVRRVLAGDVVAGAAL from the coding sequence ATGTCAGACGCAGGCAGCGCAGCGAGCACCGAGACCACCCCCGTCCGCACGGTCCTGCTCTACTCGGACGACTCGACGGTGCGCGACGCGGTGCGTGGGGCTGTGGGCTCGGTCGCCGACGCGGGTGGCACCAGGATCCGGTGGGTCGACGTCGCCACCCACGCGGAGGTCGTCCGGCTGGCGGACCTCGGCGGGGTCGACCTGATGATCCTCGACGGCGAGGCGGACAAGGCCGGCGGCATGGGCGTGTGCCGGCAGCTGAAGAACGAGATCTTCGAGTGCCCGCCGGTCGTGCTGCTCACCGGTCGCCCGCAGGACGCCTGGCTCGCCTCGTGGTCGCTCGCCGACGTCGCCGTGCCGCGCCCCCTCGACCCGATCGAGCTGCAGCGCGTGGTGCGTCGTGTGCTCGCCGGGGACGTCGTCGCCGGGGCCGCGCTGTGA
- the trpD gene encoding anthranilate phosphoribosyltransferase, with product MPTVASWPDLTSVLVGGGDLSADQTAWAMGSVMSGGATPVQLAGFLVALRAKGETVAELTGLADAMISHAVPCRVEGRTLDIVGTGGDRAHTVNISTMAAIVLAGTGITVVKHGNRASSSSSGSADVLEALGIRLDQPADRVAEIASEVGITFCFAQVFHPSMKHAAAARRDLGIPTAFNFLGPLTNPSRPRATAVGVADARMAPIVAGVFGARGTQALVFRGQDGLDELAATSVADVWEVRDGQVTTSTLDAVAELGLTPTTVEDLRGADAAYNAGVARSLLDGAGGPVRETVLLNAAAALVADGSLDGTAEGTLPERLLAGVRHAAGSIDSGRAASVLERWAAAAA from the coding sequence CTGCCGACCGTGGCCTCGTGGCCAGACCTCACCTCCGTGCTCGTGGGCGGTGGCGACCTCAGCGCCGACCAGACGGCGTGGGCGATGGGCTCGGTGATGTCGGGCGGAGCCACCCCCGTGCAGCTGGCCGGGTTCCTCGTCGCGCTGCGCGCCAAGGGCGAGACGGTCGCCGAGCTGACCGGGCTGGCCGACGCGATGATCTCGCACGCGGTCCCGTGCCGGGTCGAGGGTCGCACCCTCGACATCGTGGGGACCGGCGGCGACCGCGCCCACACCGTCAACATCTCGACCATGGCGGCGATCGTCCTGGCCGGGACCGGCATCACGGTCGTCAAGCACGGCAACCGGGCCTCGTCGTCGTCCTCGGGCTCGGCCGACGTGCTCGAGGCGCTCGGCATCCGGCTGGACCAGCCGGCCGACCGCGTCGCCGAGATCGCGTCCGAGGTCGGCATCACGTTCTGCTTCGCCCAGGTGTTCCACCCGTCGATGAAGCACGCTGCTGCCGCGCGCCGTGACCTCGGGATACCCACGGCCTTCAACTTCCTCGGCCCGCTGACCAACCCGTCGCGGCCCCGGGCCACCGCGGTCGGCGTGGCCGACGCGCGCATGGCCCCGATCGTCGCGGGCGTGTTCGGCGCACGCGGCACCCAGGCCCTCGTGTTCCGCGGTCAGGACGGGCTGGACGAGCTGGCCGCCACCTCGGTCGCCGACGTGTGGGAGGTGCGCGACGGCCAGGTCACGACCTCGACGCTCGACGCGGTGGCGGAGCTCGGGCTCACGCCAACCACGGTGGAGGACCTGCGAGGCGCAGACGCGGCCTACAACGCCGGTGTCGCCCGGAGCCTGCTCGACGGTGCCGGGGGACCGGTGCGCGAGACGGTGCTGCTCAACGCGGCGGCCGCGCTCGTGGCCGACGGGAGCCTGGACGGCACCGCCGAGGGGACCCTGCCCGAGCGTCTGCTGGCCGGCGTGCGTCACGCGGCCGGGTCGATCGACTCGGGTCGGGCAGCCTCCGTCCTCGAGCGCTGGGCAGCGGCGGCGGCCTGA
- a CDS encoding Lrp/AsnC family transcriptional regulator, translated as MPTAIVMIDTDQALIPEAATKIAEVEGVSAVYSVTGEVDLIAMVHVQDHNQFADVIADRISKVPGVRRTRTYLAFREFSSSDLDAAFALGLED; from the coding sequence GTGCCTACCGCCATCGTCATGATCGACACCGACCAGGCACTCATCCCCGAGGCCGCGACGAAGATCGCCGAGGTCGAGGGCGTCTCGGCCGTCTACTCGGTCACCGGCGAGGTCGACCTCATCGCCATGGTCCACGTCCAGGACCACAACCAGTTCGCCGACGTCATCGCCGACCGGATCAGCAAGGTCCCCGGCGTGCGACGCACCCGGACGTACCTCGCCTTCCGCGAGTTCTCCAGCAGCGACCTGGACGCGGCGTTCGCCCTCGGCCTCGAAGACTGA
- a CDS encoding DEDD exonuclease domain-containing protein, whose product MHAQPSSDLRPAPGARAAGKRLSGALRPATGLLRGPAEVETTGTPVQLGLDELGTPLSEVTFVVVDLETTGGSSKDAGITEIGAVKVRGGEVIGEFQSLVNPGHPVPAFIARLTGITTLMVSSAPSIELVLPSFLEFARGTVLVAHNAPFDISFLKAAARSMDLAWPGNQVLDTVPLARRVVTRDEAPNHKLGTLAALFRATITPDHRALSDARATVDVMHALFDRMAPLGITHLEDLATATDPVPADVRRRRHLADGMPSGPGVYMFVGPQDEVLYVGTSTDVRTRVRSYFTAAEKRGRMTEMIRLAVTVRAVPCATALEARVRELRLITEHAPRYNRRSKHPERMHWVRVSSEAYPRLTVVRDGTAALGEPVVGPFVSRARATEAVEALQSAHQVRQCTKKLPALPSATASACVLAEMGRCSAPCVRPSSRPTTAPDDDYADVVAGLVRSMEHDPSPVVAALARRIAEHVEQQRFEDAGTDRDRLEAFLAGAARAQRLAPVVASAQIVAARPTSAAGWEIVVVRYGRLATTAVCRHGEDPLAAVEAAVAAAEHVPAPTSAGPACHPEETDLVVAWLRSEGVRLVESDLGLTCPVAGAERYVVGRTTADVVSAVS is encoded by the coding sequence ATGCACGCGCAGCCCTCCAGCGACCTGAGACCGGCACCCGGAGCCCGGGCGGCGGGGAAGCGCCTCTCGGGCGCCCTGCGCCCTGCCACCGGTCTCCTGCGGGGGCCTGCCGAGGTCGAGACGACCGGCACCCCGGTCCAGCTCGGCCTCGACGAGCTCGGAACGCCCCTGAGCGAGGTGACCTTCGTGGTGGTCGACCTCGAGACGACCGGCGGATCGTCGAAGGACGCGGGCATCACCGAGATCGGTGCGGTCAAGGTCCGCGGCGGCGAGGTGATCGGCGAGTTCCAGTCCCTGGTCAACCCTGGGCACCCGGTGCCGGCCTTCATCGCCCGCCTCACCGGCATCACCACGCTCATGGTCTCGAGCGCCCCCTCGATCGAGCTCGTCCTGCCGTCGTTCCTCGAGTTCGCCCGCGGGACCGTCCTCGTCGCGCACAACGCCCCCTTCGACATCTCGTTCCTCAAGGCCGCGGCGCGGAGCATGGACCTCGCCTGGCCGGGGAACCAGGTCCTGGACACGGTCCCCCTCGCCCGGCGGGTCGTCACCCGCGACGAGGCGCCGAACCACAAGCTCGGGACCCTCGCGGCGCTCTTCCGGGCGACCATCACCCCGGACCACCGGGCACTGTCCGACGCCCGGGCGACAGTCGACGTGATGCACGCGCTCTTCGACCGCATGGCGCCGCTGGGCATCACGCACCTCGAAGACCTCGCGACCGCCACCGACCCGGTCCCCGCCGACGTCCGACGGCGTCGGCACCTCGCCGACGGCATGCCGAGCGGTCCTGGGGTGTACATGTTCGTCGGCCCGCAGGACGAGGTCCTCTACGTCGGGACCTCGACGGACGTGCGCACCCGCGTGCGGAGCTACTTCACGGCCGCCGAGAAGCGCGGCCGCATGACGGAGATGATCCGCCTCGCCGTCACCGTCAGGGCCGTCCCGTGCGCGACCGCGCTCGAGGCACGGGTGCGCGAGCTGCGGCTCATCACCGAGCACGCCCCGCGGTACAACCGTCGGTCCAAGCACCCCGAGCGGATGCACTGGGTCCGGGTGTCGTCAGAGGCGTACCCCCGGCTGACGGTCGTGCGCGACGGCACCGCCGCGCTCGGCGAGCCCGTCGTCGGCCCCTTCGTCTCCCGCGCCCGGGCCACCGAGGCCGTCGAGGCGCTCCAGTCGGCGCACCAGGTGCGCCAGTGCACCAAGAAGCTGCCCGCCCTGCCGTCGGCGACGGCGTCGGCGTGCGTGCTGGCCGAGATGGGACGCTGCTCCGCCCCGTGCGTGCGCCCGTCCTCGCGCCCCACGACGGCTCCGGACGACGACTACGCCGACGTGGTCGCCGGGCTGGTCCGGTCCATGGAGCACGACCCGAGCCCTGTGGTCGCCGCCCTGGCCCGGAGGATCGCCGAGCACGTGGAGCAGCAGCGCTTCGAGGACGCCGGGACGGACCGTGACCGGCTGGAGGCCTTCCTCGCCGGTGCTGCGCGCGCCCAGCGGCTCGCGCCGGTCGTGGCGAGCGCCCAGATCGTCGCGGCCCGGCCGACGTCGGCCGCCGGGTGGGAGATCGTCGTGGTGCGCTACGGGCGCCTCGCCACGACGGCGGTGTGCCGGCACGGCGAGGACCCGCTGGCCGCGGTCGAGGCGGCCGTCGCAGCCGCCGAGCACGTCCCGGCCCCGACCTCGGCCGGCCCTGCCTGCCACCCGGAGGAGACCGACCTCGTGGTCGCGTGGCTGCGGTCCGAGGGCGTGCGGCTCGTCGAGAGCGACCTCGGGCTCACCTGCCCCGTGGCCGGCGCCGAGCGGTACGTGGTCGGCCGGACCACCGCCGACGTCGTGTCCGCGGTGTCCTGA